Within the Synergistota bacterium genome, the region GGTTATAGGGGTTTCATTTACGGCCATATTTGCAGGAGATATCCCGGCTACCTATTTGCGTATTCCTGGAACTCCTGCTTCCGGAGCTGCAACATTGGACGGCTTCGAAATGAACAAAAAAGGGAAAGGTCCATTAGCTTTAACTCTTGATTTATTTTGCTCTGCCTTGGGTGGTATGATAGGAGTATTAATACTTATACTAGTTGCACCGCCCTTAGCAAGAGCAGCTTTAAGTTTTACTCATTTTGAATATTTCTGGTTGGGTATTTTTGGCTTAAGTATGGCAGCTGTGTTAAGTAAGGGTAACACGATTAAAGGATTGTTATCAGCTCTTTTAGGACTTCTCGTGTCCACAATAGGTATAGATGTGACTACTGGTTACCCAAGGTTCACTTTTGGTGTCATAGACCTTATGGATGGGGTTAGTTTCATCCCGGCTATGATAGGTCTCTTTGGAATATCCGAAGTATTAAAAAAGCTTACATTGGATAAGGATCTAGAGCTAACGAGGGTGAAAACCGATACAAAGCTTCAAGTTATAGAAGCATTTAAGCTCATGTTGAAAAACAAGTTTACCATTGTTAGAAGTGCTCTTATTGGAACTTTTATAGGTGCGTTACCAGGTGCTGGTGCTGATATAGCTGCTTGGGTTTCATATGGAGTAGAGAAGAATCTAGCTCGTGATGAGGTTGGAACTGGAAGCCCCAGAGGTGTCATTGCTCCAACGAGTGCTAATAACGCTGCCATAGGTGGAGCTTGGATTCCTGCCTTATCTTTAGGGTTACCGGGAGATTCTATAACCGCTATAGTTCTTGGAGCCATGCTCATGTATGGTTTGAAGCCCGGTCCATTAATTTTTACTGAATCTAAAGAACTGGTTTATCAGCTTTTCGTTGTTGCTGTTTTAGTTCAAATACTGCTGATACCGGCTGGATGGATCGGAATAAAGACCTTCTCATATCTTGTTAATCTAAGAACTGGTGTGGTTATGACCGCAGTGGTTCTATTTTCTATCGTAGGTTCTTATGCTATTAGAAATAGCTTTTTTGATGTTGGAATTATGATGGTTTTCGGCTTGCTTGGTTATGTGATGGAAAGGATAAACATGCCTCTTGCTCCAATGGTTTTAGCGCTTATTTTGGGTAGAATGATAGAGGATAACCTTCGTGTCGGGCTCATAAAGACAAGTGGAAGTTACCTCCCCTTTATAAGTAGGCCTATATCTTTAACTTTAGTTATACTTATAGTGCTATCCTTTTTGGGGCCATATTTGTGGAAAGCTTTTAACTTTGTTAAAAGTTCTATGAGGAAGGAGTAAGTTTTTCTATTCTTACTTTTGTTTCAAAAAAGGCGGCTCCACGATTGTCTTCTGCTAAAATTTCGCCACATAGGTCATTTATTCCAGTATCGCCTTGATCTATTAATAAAGTGTCATGTCTAATTTTAGGGTTAAAATGAAGTTTAACCTTTAGCTTTCCATTGTGCGAGACTAAAAATGCTTCTTCAAAAGGATATTTTTCTTTCCATATCGGATTTATCAAGCAAATAATAGGTTTTGGTTCGCCTTCTATAGATCTTTGTGAGTTAGTTCTCGTTAGCG harbors:
- a CDS encoding tripartite tricarboxylate transporter permease, with product MSYFLSILSLDVILPLFLSMAFGIFVGAMPGLTATMAVALIIPLTYYMKPIAGLSMVIGVSFTAIFAGDIPATYLRIPGTPASGAATLDGFEMNKKGKGPLALTLDLFCSALGGMIGVLILILVAPPLARAALSFTHFEYFWLGIFGLSMAAVLSKGNTIKGLLSALLGLLVSTIGIDVTTGYPRFTFGVIDLMDGVSFIPAMIGLFGISEVLKKLTLDKDLELTRVKTDTKLQVIEAFKLMLKNKFTIVRSALIGTFIGALPGAGADIAAWVSYGVEKNLARDEVGTGSPRGVIAPTSANNAAIGGAWIPALSLGLPGDSITAIVLGAMLMYGLKPGPLIFTESKELVYQLFVVAVLVQILLIPAGWIGIKTFSYLVNLRTGVVMTAVVLFSIVGSYAIRNSFFDVGIMMVFGLLGYVMERINMPLAPMVLALILGRMIEDNLRVGLIKTSGSYLPFISRPISLTLVILIVLSFLGPYLWKAFNFVKSSMRKE